The following proteins come from a genomic window of Lolium rigidum isolate FL_2022 chromosome 5, APGP_CSIRO_Lrig_0.1, whole genome shotgun sequence:
- the LOC124653761 gene encoding E3 ubiquitin-protein ligase BIG BROTHER-like, with translation MAAPNTYAVHVSSETHKIEAWCQSDEALARQLQDEEDSRDAAATRELAGNISLETPSPAVEYIPANNAAQVAREDNVDPDNMSYEQLQAIGEAVGTQSRGLSDDLICYLVPFRNKCNFFSSKKNTEECVICKSTYKSRQKLIRLPCSHCYHADCITRWLKINKACPVCNEEVFG, from the exons ATGGCAGCTCCCAATACCTATGCAGTCCATGTCTCCTCGGAGACCCACAAGATTGAGGCCTGGTGCCAATCTGATGAAGCTTTGGCAAGGCAATTGCAAGACGAGGAGGATTCGCGTGATGCTGCTGCTACAAGGGAACTTGCTG GTAATATATCCTTGGAAACACCATCACCAGCTGTTGAGTATATACCTGCCAATAATGCAGCTCAG GTGGCGAGGGAAGACAATGTCGACCCGGATAATATGTCATACGAG CAACTACAAGCAATTGGTGAAGCTGTAGGAACTCAATCTAGAGGCTTATCTGATGACCTGATATGCTATCTGGTGCCGTTCAGGAACAAGTGCAACTTCTTCTCCAGCAAAAAGAATACTGAGGA ATGTGTGATCTGCAAATCAACCTACAAAAGCCGACAGAAGTTGATAAGATTGCCCTGCAGCCATTGTTACCATGCAGATTGCATAACTCGCTGGCTTAAGATCAACAAG GCATGCCCAGTCTGCAATGAGGAGGTATTCGGGTGA